The nucleotide sequence CTCCGGCGTCGCCGTGGTCACGGTGGTGAGCGCCTGGCTGAGCGCGCTGCGCCAGCGCCGCGAGCGGGAACTGGTCGCGGTCCGATCGGTCGCGGAGGCGGCCCAGGAAGCCATTCTCGCGCCGGTGCCCGAAGAGGTCGGGCCGCTGCGGCTCTCCGTGCACTACACGGCGGCCGCCACCGAGGCCACTGTGGGCGGCGACCTCTACGGCGTGGTCCAGACGCCCTACGGGCCGCGCGCCCTGGTGGCCGACGTACGGGGCAAGGGGCTCCAGGCGGTCAGTACGGCCGCCCTGGTCCTCGGAGTGTTCCGGGAGGCCGCGTACGACGAACCCGACCTGCTCCGAGTCGTACAGCGGATGGAGCACAGTCTCCGGCGCAATCTGGAGGGGGACGACTTCGTCACGGCGGTCCTGACCGGCTTCCCCTGTCCCGGACAGCTCCAGATCGTCAACTGCGGCCATGTACTGCCCCTGCTGGTGCACCGGCGGACCGTGTGCGCCCTGGAACCCAGCTCGCCCGTACCGCCGCTGGGGCTCCTGGACCTCGCTGACGCCGAGCCCACCCTGGACACCGTCGACTTCGCGCCGGGGGACCGGCTGCTCCTCTACACGGACGGTGTGACGGAGGCGCGCGACGACACGGGCACGTTCTTCCCGCTCGACGAGCAGCTCCAGAAGCACTGCGCCGACCCGTTCGACAGCACACTGGACGTGCTGCACGAAGAACTGCTCCAGCACAACGGCGGCCGTCTCGACGACGACGCAGCCCTGCTGCTCATCGAGCGTCCGGGAGTGTGAACACCACCCGCGTGCCGGGGGAGTGTTCCTGGTCGATGCCGATGACACCGCCGTGGTACTCCACGATCTTCTTGCACAGCGCCAGACCGATGCCGTTGCCGGTGTACTGCTCCCGGGTGTGCAGCCGCTGGAAGATGACGAAGACCCGCTCCCGGTACTCCTCCTCGATCCCGATGCCGTTGTCCGACACGGAGAACTCCCAGCTCTCCCCGGTACGGCGCGCACCCACATGGACCACCGGAGACCGGTCGGGGGAGCGGAACTTGACCGCGTTGCCGATCAGGTTCTGCAGCAGCATGCCGAGTTGGGTCGGTTCGCCGTGCACGGTCGGCAGCGGGTCATGGGTGACGACGGTGCCGGACTCCTCGATCGCCATGCCGAGCGAGTCGACGGTACGGTCGAACAGCGCCGCCAGGTCGACGGCGACGTGATCGGTGAGCAGCCTGCCCACCCGGGAGAACGCCAGCAGATCGTTGATCAGGCCCTGCATACGGTTGGCGCCGTCCACGGCGAAGGCGATGTACTGCCGGGCCCGGTCGTCGAGTTGGGCCCCGTACCGCCGCTCCAGCAGCTGGCAGAAGCTGGCCACCTTCCGCAGCGGCTCCTGGAGGTCGTGGGACGCGACGTAGGCGAACTGTTCCAGTTCGGAGTTGGACCGGCGCAGTTCGTCGGTCTGCTCGCTGAGATGGTGCTGCGCCTCGTCGCTGAAGGCCAGTTCGTCGGCGAGCCTGCGGCGCATGGACTCGACGTCCCGCGCGAGCAGCCGCAGATCGGCGGGGCCCGACTCGGTGACCGGATGGTCGAAGTCACCGCCGGCCACCAGGCGGACCTCGGCCGACAGCCGGTCCACATGGGTGGTCACGCCCCTGCGCAGCCCGACGAAGACCAGACCGGTGAGCGCGAGGATGACCGCGGCGATGGCGAGGAAGGTCCAGTTGCGCAGGGACCGGGCGTCCTCCAGATCGCCGCGCGCCTCGACCCGTTCGGCCTGCAGATGCCGCTGCTGGGTGGCGAGCGCGGCGCGGACCGTGTCGAAGGCCTGCTTGCCCCCCTCGGCGCGCTCGGTGGCCACCTTCACCGGATCGGCGGCCGTGGCGACGGGCTCGGCGACCAGGGCCTGCCAGCGCGCCGCGTAGCGGTGCACGGCGGCCAGATCGGCCGCGGCCGCGGTGTCGTCACCGTCGAGCGCCGTGAGCTGGCGCTCCGCCGTGCGCTGCTGGGCGAGCCCGTCGCGGTAGGGCGTGAGGAAGTCGGCCCGGCCCGTCATGCCGTAGCCGCGGATGCCCGTCTCCTGGTTCACCAGCGCGCTCTCCAGCCGCACCGAGGTGATCAGGGCGGGTGAACTCCGTTCGACCAGACGGTTGTTGATCGTCGAGGAGTGCGCGAAGATCCACGCGCCGCAGACCCCGAGCACCAGGAGCACCGACAGCGCGGCGCTCGCGCCGACACTCAGCCAGCGCCGGGTGGTCCACCCGGTGGGTCCCGGCGCTGGCCGGGGCGCGCGCTCGGCGACGGCCGGGGACGTGGCCTGGACTTCTACGGTGCCCACTGCGCTTCTCTTCTCCAGGTATGACGGATACCGGCCGTGATCCGGGCGGCTCCCGTGATCCGGACCGCTCCGGCGGCACAGCGTACCGTCGTCCGACAACGTTTGTTGTCACGGGGGCGTATCGCCCGTAGGGTACGGGCATGGCCCGCGACCTCACCGTTCGTCCTGACCACGACGAGCTGACCGCATCCGCCGAGAGAGCCGTGACCGAGCTCGCCCGGCGGCTGGCCGAAGAAGGCGGACCGCTCGGCCGGCTCCGCGTCCTCGCCTATCTCGACCGGGCCGTCGAGCGCTGCGCCAGAGAGGAAGCGGCCGAGGCCGTGCGGGCGGGCGCGGGCTATCCGCAGCTCGGCACCGCCTGGGGCATCAGCAGGCAGGGGGCCCGCAGACGCTGGCCCGGTCTGGTCTTCACCGCACAACCCGCCACCCGTCCACTGCCCGTCCCCGACAGCAGGAGCCCCGCCATGAACGCCTACGCCCCCGACCGTCCGTACACCGTGCTCCTCGTGGACGACGATCCGGCGGACGCGATGCTGATCGAGGACGCCCTGGTCGAACGCGGCATGGCCCGCACCATCGCCCGCGCCGACGACGGGGTGGCCGCGCTCGAATACCTCCGTGACCCGGCGAACGCGCGCCCCGACCTGATCGTCCTCGATCTCAACATGCCCCGGATGAACGGCAGGGAGCTGCTCGCCGTCCTGAAGGACGATCCGCTGCTCGGCAGCATCCCGGTGGTGGTGCTCACCACGTCGGCCGCCCCTGACGACATCGAGGACGCCTACCGGCAGCACGCCAACGCGTATGTCACCAAGCCGGTCAACCTCGACGAGTTCATCGACTCGGTCCAGGGCATCGACGCGTTCTTCCTCGACACGGCGGCGCCTTCGCCCCGCCCGAAGGACCAGCGCTGAAGGGGGACACGACCTCGGACCGGTCCGCTCACCGCGGGGGTACGCGCGAGCCGAGCAACTCCGCCACCAGCGCGCCGACCTGGCCGGTCTCCACGAGGAAGCCGTCGTGTCCGTACGGCGAGCGGACCACCCGCAGCCGCCCCGCGCCGGGTATCTGCTCGGCCAGGGCGGCTTGTTGGGCGAGCGGGTAGAGCCGGTCGGAGTCGACGCCGGCGATCAGCGCGGGCATCGTGACCCGGCGCAGCGCCGCCGGCACACCGCCGCGGCCCCGGCCGATGTCATGGCCGTTCATCGCCTCCGTGAGCACCACATAGCTGCCTGCGTCGAAGCGGCGCACCAGCTTCGCCGCGTGATGGTCGAGATACGACTCCACCTGGTAACGCCCGCCCCGCCAGGGGTCCTCACCCGGCTGCGGGGCGCCGCCGAACCGGGCGGCCAGTTCCGCCTCGCTGCGGTACGTCACATGCGCGACGCGCCGGGCGAGACCGAGACCGGCCTGCGGCCCCTCACCGGCCGGGGCGTCGTGGTAGTCACCGCCCCGCCAGCCGGGGTCCGACCGGATCGCGGCCAACTGCACCGCGCCCCAGGCGATCTGGTCGGCCGAGGCGGCCGCCGGGCACGCCAGGACCAGCAGTGACCCCGTACGCTCCGGGCGGCTCACCGCCCATTCCAGCGCGCGCATGCCCCCCATGGAGCCGCCGATGACGGCGGCCCACCGGCTGATGCCCAGCGCGTCGGCGAGCCCCGCCTCTGCGGCCACCTGGTCGCGCTGGGTCAGATACGGGAAGGAGCCGCCCCAGCGGCCGCCGCCGGGCCGCGGCGAAGCGGGTCCGGTACTGCCCTGGCAGCCGCCCAGCACATTGGGGGCGACCACGAACCACCGGTCCGTGTCGAGTGGTCGGCCCGGACCGACCAGCGCGTCCCACCAGCCGTCCGTGGGATGCCCGGGTCCTGCGGGGCCCGCGAGATGGCTGTCGCCGGTCAGCGCGTGCAGGACCAGCACCGCGTTCGACCGGTCAGGGGCGAGTTCGCCCCACGTCTCGTAGGCGAGCCGTACCCCGGGAAGCAGCCCGCCCGCCTCCAGCGGCAGCGGATCCGGCAGGCTCACCCAAGCCCGGCGGCCCGGCGGATCCCCCTCCTGCCAGGCCCCGCTGGCCGGCGGCCGTGGCAGGGGGAGGGTGCCCGGTGCTGACTCCGCTTTCAGGACGCCGCCTTGGCCGCCCGGAACCCCGACTCCAGATCGGCCTTGAGGTCGTCCACGCTCTCCAGACCCACCGACAGCCGGACCAGACCGGGTGAGGTCCCCGTCGCGGTCAACTGCTCCTCGTCCAGCTGGCTGTGGGTCGTCGAGGCCGGATGGATGATCAGGCTGCGCACATCGCCGATGTTGGCGAGATGGCTGAACAGCTCGACGGCGTCGACGAACCGCTTGCCCGCCTCCACCCCGTCCCGCAGCTCGAACGCGAGGACGGCGCCCGCGCCGCGCGGCAGATAGCGCTGCCCCGCCTCGTACCAGCGGTTGGACTCAAGCCCGGGGTAATGGACGGCGGAGACCTCGTCGCGCTGCTCCAGCCACTGCGCCAGGGCAAGGGCGTTGGCGGTGTGCCGCTCCACGCGCAGACTCAGCGTCTCGACACCCTGCAGCAGCAGGAACGCCGAGTGCGGGGAGAGCGCGGGGCCGATGTCGCGCAGCAGTTGGACGCGGAGCTTCACCGCGAAGGCGCCGGGCCCGAGGTCGGGCCAGTAGCGCAGCCCGTGGTAACTCGGGTCGGGGGAGTGGAAGTCGGCGAAGCGCTCGGCGTGCGCGCCGAAGTCGAAGGTGCCGCCGTCCACGACCACACCGCCGATGGTCGTGCCGTGCCCGCCGAGGAACTTGGTCGCCGAGTGGACGACGATGTCGGCGCCGTGCTCGATCGGCCGCAGCAGGAACGGGGTCGGCACGGTGTTGTCGACGATCAGCGGCAGGCCGGCGTCGTGCGCCGCGTCCGCCACGGCCCGTACGTCGAGGACGTTGCCCCGGGGATTGCCCAGCGTCTCGGCGAACAGCGCCTTGGTGTTGGGCCGGACGGCGGCGCGCCAGGCGTCGATGTCGTCCGGGTCGTCGACGAAGGACACCTCGATGCCGAAGCGGGGCAGTGTGTGGCGCAGCAGGTTGTACGTGCCGCCGTACAGGGACGTGCTGGAGACGATGTGGTCACCGGCGCGGGCCAGGGTGAGGATCGCCAGCGTCTCGGCCGCCTGGCCCGAGGCGACGGCGACAGCGGCGACCCCGCCCTCCAGGGCGGCGATCCGCTGCTCCAGGACATCCTGGGTCGGGTTGTGGATCCGGGTGTAGATGTTGCCCGGTTCGGCGAGGGAGAACAGGTCCGCCGCGTGCTGGGTGTCCTTGAAGACGAACGACGTGGTCTGGTAGATCGGCACCGCGCGGGCCCCGGTCGTCGGGTCGGGCTCGGCGCCCGCGTGGATCTGCTTGGTCTCGAAGGACCACTTGGCGAAGTCGGCGGGCTGGCTCATGTGCAGGACGGTAGAAGTCGCCCGGGAGCGGCGAAAGGCCGCGGCCGGTATGGCCATGAATCCGCAATGCGGCCGCAACACATGTCTGGATCGTTTCGTCTGCGGCCCGATCCTGAACAATCCTTGACCGGTTCCGGCCACGGTGCCATGCTCCTGCCCATGTCGCGGACCGTTGTTCTGACACACCGCCGTGTGGTCGACCACATGCTGGTCACCAGCACCGCCTGTCACACCCACTGACGTATCTCCCGTCCCCCGAACTCTGCGGTGGGGGACGGCACTTCCTGTCCGAAACCCGTCGAGCCCCCTGTCGTGACCGCGGGGCTCCGGGACTCTGCCGCGCCCGCACCCCGGGCTGCCACCACCTCTGAGGCCGCCGTCGGCCGTGCGCGACGACGCGCGTGGTTTGCGGTGTGCCGCTCCGCCGTACCGTTCCGGGAGTTCCCTGTGCCCACCCTTCGTGACACCCGCGCTCATGTTCCGGGTGGCGCCCCATGACCGAGCCTTCCGCCCCCGTGGTCGACGCCCCGCAGACCCCGCCCGGGCAACCGGCCGCCGAGAGCGCCGATCTCGCCGCCCAGCGCGTCGTCGGACTGCGCCACCCGTGGCGGTGGATCCTCACGGCGATCGTGCTGGTGGTCGTCGCGCAGGCCGTGCACGGCCTGGTGACCAACCCGTTCTACCAATGGGACAGGTTCGGCTACTGGTTCCTGCGCCCGGTGATCCTCGACGGGCTGCTGATCACCCTCAAGGTCGCCGCCTGGAGCGCGGTGCTCGGCCTGCTCGGCGGGGTGGTGCTCGCCCTGGGCCGGCTCTCGAAGAGCCCGGTGCTGCGCTCGGTCGCGTGGGTGTACATCTGGCTCTTCCGGTCCATCCCGCTGATCGTCGTGCTGCTCTTCCTCTACAACGTGAGCGCCCTGTACAAGACACTGAGCCTCGGCATCCCCTTCGGCCCCGGCTTCGTCCACTTCAGCGAGTCGAGCCTCGCCACCGACATGGTGGTGGCGATCGTCGGACTCAGCCTCAACGAGGCCGCCTACGCCGCCGAGGTGGTCAGGGCCGGTGTGCTCTCCGTCGACCAGGGCCAGCACGAAGCGGCGTCCGCGCTGGGGCTGCCCAAGGGCTACCAGTTCACCCGGATCGTCTTCCCGCAGGCGCTCAGGGCGATCGTGCCGTCCTACGTGAACCAGCTGATCGGGCTGATCAAAAGCACCTCACTGGTCTTCTACGTCTCCCTGCTGGACCTCTTCGGCCAGGTGCAGAGCATGGGCAGCACCTACCCCGGCGACATCGTGCCGCTGCTGATGGTGGCGACGCTCTGGTACGTGATCCTGACCAGCGTCGTCTCGGTCGTCCAGTACTACGTGGAGCGGTACTACTCCCGCGGCGCGCTGCGGACCGTACCGCCGACCCCGCTGCAGAAACTACGCGCCGGCATCAAGGCGTTGCGCGCCCGCATCGAGATCGGATCAGCGACATGACGAGCGTGACACCCGCGGCCGTGGAGATCCACGGGGCGCACAAGTGGTACGGCACGCACCGGGTGCTGACGGACGTCGATCTCACCGTCCTGCCGGGACAGGTCACCGTGATCATCGGGCCGTCGGGGTCCGGCAAGTCCACACTGCTCCGGGCCGTCAACCACCTGGAGAAGCTCGACATCGGGTATGTCAGTGTGAACGGCGAGCCGATCGGCGTACGCCACCAGGGCGGCCGGCTCAAGGAGATCAGCGAACGGGCGATCCTCGCCCAGCGCAGCCGGATCGGCTTCGTCTTCCAGAACTTCAACCTCTTCCCGCACCTGACCGTGCTGGACAACGTCGCAGCGGCCCCGGTGGCGACCCGGCGCAAGAGCCGTCCGCAGGCCCAGGAGCTGGCGCGGACCCTGCTGGAGCGGGTGGGGCTCGGCGACAAGGCCGACGCCTACCCGCGGCAGCTGTCCGGCGGCCAGCAGCAGCGGGTGGCCATCGCCCGGGCGCTCGCCCTGGAGCCCGGCGTCATCCTCTTCGACGAACCCACCTCGGCCCTCGACCCCGAACTCGTCGGGGAGGTGCTGGCCGTGATCAAGGATCTCGCCACCGGTGGTACGACGCTGATCGTCG is from Streptomyces sp. NBC_00370 and encodes:
- a CDS encoding amino acid ABC transporter ATP-binding protein, whose translation is MTSVTPAAVEIHGAHKWYGTHRVLTDVDLTVLPGQVTVIIGPSGSGKSTLLRAVNHLEKLDIGYVSVNGEPIGVRHQGGRLKEISERAILAQRSRIGFVFQNFNLFPHLTVLDNVAAAPVATRRKSRPQAQELARTLLERVGLGDKADAYPRQLSGGQQQRVAIARALALEPGVILFDEPTSALDPELVGEVLAVIKDLATGGTTLIVVTHEIGFAREVADLVVFIDGGRILEQGTPDEVLGNPQHPRTREFLSRVL
- the metX gene encoding homoserine O-acetyltransferase MetX → MPRPPASGAWQEGDPPGRRAWVSLPDPLPLEAGGLLPGVRLAYETWGELAPDRSNAVLVLHALTGDSHLAGPAGPGHPTDGWWDALVGPGRPLDTDRWFVVAPNVLGGCQGSTGPASPRPGGGRWGGSFPYLTQRDQVAAEAGLADALGISRWAAVIGGSMGGMRALEWAVSRPERTGSLLVLACPAAASADQIAWGAVQLAAIRSDPGWRGGDYHDAPAGEGPQAGLGLARRVAHVTYRSEAELAARFGGAPQPGEDPWRGGRYQVESYLDHHAAKLVRRFDAGSYVVLTEAMNGHDIGRGRGGVPAALRRVTMPALIAGVDSDRLYPLAQQAALAEQIPGAGRLRVVRSPYGHDGFLVETGQVGALVAELLGSRVPPR
- a CDS encoding response regulator, yielding MARDLTVRPDHDELTASAERAVTELARRLAEEGGPLGRLRVLAYLDRAVERCAREEAAEAVRAGAGYPQLGTAWGISRQGARRRWPGLVFTAQPATRPLPVPDSRSPAMNAYAPDRPYTVLLVDDDPADAMLIEDALVERGMARTIARADDGVAALEYLRDPANARPDLIVLDLNMPRMNGRELLAVLKDDPLLGSIPVVVLTTSAAPDDIEDAYRQHANAYVTKPVNLDEFIDSVQGIDAFFLDTAAPSPRPKDQR
- a CDS encoding bifunctional o-acetylhomoserine/o-acetylserine sulfhydrylase → MSQPADFAKWSFETKQIHAGAEPDPTTGARAVPIYQTTSFVFKDTQHAADLFSLAEPGNIYTRIHNPTQDVLEQRIAALEGGVAAVAVASGQAAETLAILTLARAGDHIVSSTSLYGGTYNLLRHTLPRFGIEVSFVDDPDDIDAWRAAVRPNTKALFAETLGNPRGNVLDVRAVADAAHDAGLPLIVDNTVPTPFLLRPIEHGADIVVHSATKFLGGHGTTIGGVVVDGGTFDFGAHAERFADFHSPDPSYHGLRYWPDLGPGAFAVKLRVQLLRDIGPALSPHSAFLLLQGVETLSLRVERHTANALALAQWLEQRDEVSAVHYPGLESNRWYEAGQRYLPRGAGAVLAFELRDGVEAGKRFVDAVELFSHLANIGDVRSLIIHPASTTHSQLDEEQLTATGTSPGLVRLSVGLESVDDLKADLESGFRAAKAAS
- a CDS encoding PP2C family protein-serine/threonine phosphatase codes for the protein MSRAAAILPFVFTAVVSVIAVAAGPGLRWLSMLAAAPSLAAARHGPRTVVAFGVFSIVLGVLLGERSGSPSVAFQAPVLSGVAVVTVVSAWLSALRQRRERELVAVRSVAEAAQEAILAPVPEEVGPLRLSVHYTAAATEATVGGDLYGVVQTPYGPRALVADVRGKGLQAVSTAALVLGVFREAAYDEPDLLRVVQRMEHSLRRNLEGDDFVTAVLTGFPCPGQLQIVNCGHVLPLLVHRRTVCALEPSSPVPPLGLLDLADAEPTLDTVDFAPGDRLLLYTDGVTEARDDTGTFFPLDEQLQKHCADPFDSTLDVLHEELLQHNGGRLDDDAALLLIERPGV
- a CDS encoding amino acid ABC transporter permease, with the translated sequence MTEPSAPVVDAPQTPPGQPAAESADLAAQRVVGLRHPWRWILTAIVLVVVAQAVHGLVTNPFYQWDRFGYWFLRPVILDGLLITLKVAAWSAVLGLLGGVVLALGRLSKSPVLRSVAWVYIWLFRSIPLIVVLLFLYNVSALYKTLSLGIPFGPGFVHFSESSLATDMVVAIVGLSLNEAAYAAEVVRAGVLSVDQGQHEAASALGLPKGYQFTRIVFPQALRAIVPSYVNQLIGLIKSTSLVFYVSLLDLFGQVQSMGSTYPGDIVPLLMVATLWYVILTSVVSVVQYYVERYYSRGALRTVPPTPLQKLRAGIKALRARIEIGSAT
- a CDS encoding sensor histidine kinase, which encodes MGTVEVQATSPAVAERAPRPAPGPTGWTTRRWLSVGASAALSVLLVLGVCGAWIFAHSSTINNRLVERSSPALITSVRLESALVNQETGIRGYGMTGRADFLTPYRDGLAQQRTAERQLTALDGDDTAAAADLAAVHRYAARWQALVAEPVATAADPVKVATERAEGGKQAFDTVRAALATQQRHLQAERVEARGDLEDARSLRNWTFLAIAAVILALTGLVFVGLRRGVTTHVDRLSAEVRLVAGGDFDHPVTESGPADLRLLARDVESMRRRLADELAFSDEAQHHLSEQTDELRRSNSELEQFAYVASHDLQEPLRKVASFCQLLERRYGAQLDDRARQYIAFAVDGANRMQGLINDLLAFSRVGRLLTDHVAVDLAALFDRTVDSLGMAIEESGTVVTHDPLPTVHGEPTQLGMLLQNLIGNAVKFRSPDRSPVVHVGARRTGESWEFSVSDNGIGIEEEYRERVFVIFQRLHTREQYTGNGIGLALCKKIVEYHGGVIGIDQEHSPGTRVVFTLPDAR